Part of the Polyodon spathula isolate WHYD16114869_AA chromosome 18, ASM1765450v1, whole genome shotgun sequence genome, CACCTTCCAGAACTTCAGAAGACAActgaagttgttttattttaaataatgtttttggtCCACAACCTGTCCTGGCCCTTGTCTGGAACAGTATAAACTTCAGCAGCCCACAGCTGGTCGAGTGTTCGCGGCGCCGACTGTGTGACCTACTGCCTGAGTTCCAGGAACGTTGATTATGGTTACATCATTGTAAAACATTCAATGAGGAACGCTTCGTCTGTCTTTCTCAACGTCTTGTTGTTGAAATGCTTCTCATTTTGAATTAATTCcgttttttttactatttataaatTTGGCACgctattgagtgttttaatagTTCTAGATCGGGGATGGAAATGAGACcccaattgcacagcagtttgatctattcctggttttactatgagattAATAAAACACACTTGATCAGCGCAGGCTGATAAAGCTTGTCTTAAAACCTGGAAATGGGCAAAGCTGCTGTGTTGTCGTCTTTCCTTCCCTGTGGATGATTACACAAGCCCACTGCCGTGCAAACAGGTTATTTGGGGTCTGCCTGCTTAAAACTTGGCGAACATGCCTTTATTTCTTTCTGCCACTTGGACAGAGTTGAAAGCGGATTTCTTGATGAGATTATACACCTATCCAATTTGTTATCACAGTGCATATGGAAAGCCAGTGATAAATATCCCGAAACAGATTTCTAATGTCGGGTAATCAGAATTGAGACTGGATGTTAATTTGGGGAATGTAAAAACACGCAGTAATAATACATAACAAGAAAGGCTACAGGCAGCAGCTACTACATTAAAAACCTCTGAAAGCACAAAATCTTTTAAACTGTAATGAGATCCCGAGTTCCGACCCCAGAACCCTGCTCCTGTTTAAACAACGAGGAGCTGCACAGGGACCCTGAGATATCTGTTCAATTCCAGCTCCACAAAGCAAAAGAAGCCGTCTCTCCGATTTTGATAACATATCTTCTTGATGATTGATTCTCTGAAGACAAAGGGAGTTTTAATCTGCTGGTGGCTTCTTAGCTAAAAGGCTCAGCTGTTGAGAATGCTGCCTGACCTACTAATGTTCCTTTGTGATATTAGCGCCAGGTTGTCTGTCGATATGAAAAATGGCATTATTAGTGAACTGCCAAATATGACCGCTTAAAACAAGTGTCTTAGTAGCTAGGGCCTCTACTCTGCCAGATGGCTCTTTGGGGCTTCAAAAAGGGGGGTGAATCATTATGTAGCAGCTGTAGAAGCCAGTCGTTGTCATAATGCTATGACAACTATACAAAACATTCATAtcttaaaaagattaaaaaaaaaaaacagtggcgaGGACAAGGTATTTTTATTGCAGTACAGATTATCCGATTATGTGTCATTACTGAGACTAGATTACCATTCTGAACAGGGTTCTGCCAAGCAGTActgtacagcttttaaaaagtaaagtaaaaaagggtgaaaaatatatattttttaattaagttctTGCAGTCAAGGTCTGTCGGTGAGTATGGGCACTCCTGTCGATGCCAGCGGCTCTCTGCTTTTCCTCTGCCCGCTCATCAGCAGCTGTCGGTTGCCCCGGGCGCCTCTCCCTGGTTCTTGGTGTGCAGCGACACAGTGTCCTCTTTTTGCTCTGCGATCTCTGTGGTGGGCGTCATGATATTCCTGTGAGTCTCGTCCCTGCCGATTCTACTGCAGGGGTCTTTCAGGCTCTTCAGAGTTTTTACCATGCCTTCCCGGCACGGTTTATGAAGAGAGACGATGAGCACCAAGCTGAGGCAGCTACCTGAGAACATCACCAGCTCCGCCACGTTGCACAGGGCCTCCTGCTGCGGAGAGAAGCTGCCCAGCCCGTACTTGAGGGAGGTTCTGTGGAGCAGGACGGCGTTGTAAAAGATCCTGCAGACGAGCGTCACCGAGGCCACAGCTACGAACGCAGAACAAGCCTTGAGCTTGGCCGCCAAACCCATTCCGGTTTCTGACTTTTTCCAAAGGAGGAGGCACTTGACGAGGAGGAGCGTCAGGAGGAGGCAGGGAAGCGCTATCCCCACAATGAACTTGGCAATGTCGTACCGGGGTCCAGCTTGCAGGGGGTCCAGCTGGCAGTAGAGGGACTCATTGAGCTGCTGGCCCGTCTCCAGCAGTGCCGTTGTGAAGACTGAACCGAGGAGGGCGCCGAGGGCTGTGAGGCCGACGCAGGCCAGAGCGTTGTCCAGCGCTTTTATCAGCAGAGCTACGCTGGGGCGGTTCTCCTCGAACGTCAAGAAGAACAGCATGGCCACTTGGAGAAACTGAGAGTTGAAGTAGCTGATGTTGAAGAAAAACGACAATACCGCACAGTTCAGACTGGTGGTCTCAAAGTAGCTGGGTCTGCATGCGATTACAGAGACGGAGCAGAGTATTAGATACAGGTCGGTGAGGGAAAGGGCAAAGAAGAAGGTGTCCACCTTGGTCAGGCTCTTTCTTCCTTTGCAGCCTCTGATGAAGGTTATTAGGATGAAGATGCTGGCTGTCAAACCAGCCAGTGCCAGGAGAATGTAGCAGTATGTAGCTCTTGAGGAGATGTCCGCAGAGAGGACCAGGTCATCTATACTGTAATTGCGGTTCAAGCTTTTGCTCGGGTACGCAAGCCTGCTCATTGTGTGAATATAGTGATGTACGATATATGTGTGTATAGTCTTTCAATAACCGTAATCTTCAAGAAAGATGACAGAGTTTAGGAACAGCTTGTGTAAGAAACTCTTTTTCAGATGAAATTT contains:
- the LOC121331000 gene encoding uncharacterized protein LOC121331000, which translates into the protein MSRLAYPSKSLNRNYSIDDLVLSADISSRATYCYILLALAGLTASIFILITFIRGCKGRKSLTKVDTFFFALSLTDLYLILCSVSVIACRPSYFETTSLNCAVLSFFFNISYFNSQFLQVAMLFFLTFEENRPSVALLIKALDNALACVGLTALGALLGSVFTTALLETGQQLNESLYCQLDPLQAGPRYDIAKFIVGIALPCLLLTLLLVKCLLLWKKSETGMGLAAKLKACSAFVAVASVTLVCRIFYNAVLLHRTSLKYGLGSFSPQQEALCNVAELVMFSGSCLSLVLIVSLHKPCREGMVKTLKSLKDPCSRIGRDETHRNIMTPTTEIAEQKEDTVSLHTKNQGEAPGATDSC